CAAactaataaatatgaaaaacaccTACACTTGCTACAAAACACGTATCGACATCAATCATCCATTCGTCGAGCGATTAGAATAAACaaatgattatattttgtttgattaaATTGCCATTTTTTActctcaaataaatatttatattaaattgccAAAACCAAGAAGAAGTAATAGAAAATACCTACCTTGTCGATATGCCTCCAGattgttatttcaaatcaaGCCAAATTAAAAACCAATACCCAGTGTATgaacaataattatttcagGAAAGATGAAAAGAATATTTATGCATTACGCTTAATTAATGTTATTTGCTATTacttatcaaaataatgaagcCATAATAAAGCATCAATAATAACTCaattcatatacagggtgattcattaagattgtccaatctctgaactgtagattcttgacctcaaaatatgatgaattaCAAACTGTACCGAAATCTTTACAACCGCTTAGGTGAAACAGGGTCTTTACGCTCTAAAACTGAGCacggtgctacaaaaaaaatcactgccgatgaagaagatgaaattttaatttgtgttacaTAGAATCTAGATATCAGTACTCGCTGATTAAGTCTGCAAACAGGTATTAgccaatcatctatttttagaatactgaagAGGGAAAATTTGCGTCATTACAGTcctgttcagaatttattacctcaatatttacctaagcgtctacaatttgcccatttttttgcaagataaacaaaatgttaacccagattttctggatacaattctttttactgatgaggcaacatttaccagacgaggaatattaaattataaaaataatcatttgcgGGATTCTGAAAATTCACATGCTATGAgggaaacacattttcagcacgagtttaaggttaacatttggtgtggtgtaatatgtgggtatttaataggtccttttgaactgccaaccaatttaaatggacctctttatttagattttcttaaAGAACATTTACACGAGTTACTAGAAGATATACCtctcgctttaagacaaaaCATGTGGTTTTTGCACGACGGAGCACTACCACATTATTCttacaagttcgtcaatacttaaacaaacaatttccacatcgatggattggtcgtggaagtgagtttgcttggccaATAAGAGACCCTGATTTAAATCCtctggatttttcaatttggtcacAAATGAAGACATTAGTTTACAGAGAATCAAAgaatgttgagcagaatcatcatattctgaggtctagaatctacagttcagaggttagacattcttaatgaatcaccttgtatattcATACTTTTACAATATAAGGATAGAATGGAGTTTGTGGTTAATCTTGTTTACTGTCAAAAAACCAAACCATGTTTTCTGCAAAAATCTATGATCACAGTGTTGTTTGGGGATtctaaatatgtatttttttatgatttagaTAAACGGTCAATATCATGCTGATTTGCTGAAGTGCATTTATTAAAGAGAATAATTTTGTTCCTCACAACAATGAGCTTGCTCATTCGTCTGCTATTGTGGCATAATAACTATCCTAACTGCTTACGATTTATTTCGTCATCTGATATATCCACCTGAAATAGCTCCCaccaattaatttttattcctaTTTTAAATGGTTTGAAAATCTTGCTGGACTAAGTGCTTAGAATAAAAAGGAATGAAAAGTCACCAGCCCTTGTATACCTGGACATGTTCTGTGTACAGTGGAAAACGTAGCTTCTGCGCCTTAATATCTTTTAATTCATctataatacatatttttttttacaatttttcgtTGAAGCGATTCCTGGCTATATAGATACCTCAACCGTTAACACTGGTTTgcaatatagagaaaaaaagaCTGTCTCCAACATTATTGCATGTCTTCAGTACACTTCATATGTACTGCACCTTTAGGATGAACTTGATCGGCAGATAAACTATATTCACACTTCAACTTCAATGAACTTATAacttaacaatttttattattttaactcatgtaacaataataatgtaACAAAACTACAACTGATTTTTACGTAATTCCACATAACATGGTCGAAGttacatatttatgaaaaatgtttattttgtgtAAACAGCATCTTGACTTgttgaaatacaaaataattgtcTATTATTTCTTGACATTATAACGATGAATAGGTTTTAACCACTCCAAGATAGCCGAAGttattcatatatttggatatataaaaatcaatttattttgttttaggtTAACATCACTTGGAACAACATTACCACTCCAATATGTATTAGAAGACGAGCCGAATGGATAAACGAATATCTTAATGAAGACATTTATTTTGTAACTTATTTCATGTTCCGGATATTATTCGTCCATTTGCTTCCCTGCATATCCTTAGTAATACTAAACCTACTCTTATTTAAAGCCCTAAGAGAAGCTCAGAAGAGGAGAGACATCCTATTATCatccaaaaaaaatcaaaagaatgaatgtaaaaaattaagAGATTCGAATTGTACAACGCTCATGCTTATAGTAGTTGTAACCGTATTTCTTGTTGTGGAAATACCATTAGTAGTTGTTACTATCTTACACATAATATCTAGTACAGTTTTCGAATTTCTAGACTACGATGTTGCGAACACattaattttattcacaaattttttcatcatattaaGTTACCCAATTAATTTCGCCATATACTGTGGCATGTCTAGACAATTTAGAGAAACTTTCAAAGACATTTTTATCAAAGATATTGGAAACGCCAGAAACGGTTCTTCCAAGTACTCCATTGTGAATGGCCCTAGAACTTGTACTAACGAAactgttttgtaaaaaaattggaaactcaaaaaatgaaaatgtatgacgcttaataaattggatttaactatattttgtACAGtctgtatatttatacattgtCTTTCTGTAAATAGATACATTAATACAGTATCAAAATAATCAGTGTGACCAAAgaaaagatttatttaaatctagATGTCAAACCGGAATGAAAAGGaaactagaaaataatagatttattaGCTTCCCGTATGAGTCCAGCCTTGCTTGTTTATAAACTAATTCTTAAtataatttcgattttgaaGAATCAactatttggaaattttcgaaaaccTATTTTTATGTGGCAGAAAGCTCTTTAGATAAGTTGTTTGGAATCAACATTTAGATTCATATATTATTGatcaactataattttttaatcttttttcataaatcaagtGTATTGAtatcaatatatatttgttaaaatgaaCTGTCAAACCCTACTTAATAagatttaaatagtttttaaatacGATATTAAAAAAGTGATTCTTTGTTGTGAAAACAGCGAACAATCAATAAATATGGCTCTGTTGAATGTATTACGTGGTGTTGATTTCTTCCTATAGGAAGCATTCGTTAAAATAAGATACAAAAGCTTTGGATGAAACTGATGCAGA
The window above is part of the Diorhabda sublineata isolate icDioSubl1.1 chromosome 3, icDioSubl1.1, whole genome shotgun sequence genome. Proteins encoded here:
- the LOC130441264 gene encoding sex peptide receptor, which produces MAENDTYINQDRTSSNLTLHTMDSNLSHLNVINITTEMPITYAIPLYGYLMPILLIITIVANTLIVIVLSRRHMRSPTNVVLMAMALCDMFTLLVPSPWLIYMYTLGNHYRPLYPAGLCYAWSYMHEIIPCIFHTSSIWLTLGLAIQRYIYVCHAPLARKFCTLPNVYKSVAGVLIVATLHQVLRFVDTEYTTVNITWNNITTPICIRRRAEWINEYLNEDIYFVTYFMFRILFVHLLPCISLVILNLLLFKALREAQKRRDILLSSKKNQKNECKKLRDSNCTTLMLIVVVTVFLVVEIPLVVVTILHIISSTVFEFLDYDVANTLILFTNFFIILSYPINFAIYCGMSRQFRETFKDIFIKDIGNARNGSSKYSIVNGPRTCTNETVL